Within the Bradyrhizobium cosmicum genome, the region GTGTTCCGGGGATCGCGATGGTACTCAACATAAACAGCAAGTTGGCGCTGAAAATAGCCACCCATCTCGGTCTCGTGCATTGCGGTCGGGGACAACGAAGAATGGCTATAGCACCGGACCGGGCAGTGCACAAACCGGCACTATTGTCGCGCAAGACCGTGCTTTCGCGCTGTGAGACAGGTCACAAAATGAAAGAACTTCAACGGGTTCCGTCAGCCCAAGCCGGGCCCGCTCAGCGCTTCTTGGCGGGCTTTTTCGCCGCAGGCGCAGGCGCCGCCGGATGCGCGGGTGTCTCCTCCGGCAGCTTGGCATAGGTTGCGATTTGCAACTGGCTGTTGACGGCCGAGGTCGGCCTGGCCCGGTCGAGAAACTGCTCCTCGCCGAGGCCGATCGGATGCAGCCGCTTGGTCGATATCTTGAACGTGTTCACCAGGACGTCACGGATCGCATCGGCGCGGCGCTGGCTCAGGATCGCATTGGCCTCGCGCGTCTTCGCATTGGATTCGACGTGGCCGACGATCAGGAACGTGTAGGGCAGCAGCGAGGAGTGAACCAGCGCGTCCGCGATGCGGCCAACGGTCTGGTAGGAGGCCGGCTGGATGATCGGCGTGTCGGCGTCGAACTGGATCGCAGCATTGAAGGTCGGCAGCTTGGCCAGATCGGGCGCGATCAGCGGCCGGTTCACCGGACCGGGGTCGTTCTTGATCCTCGCTTTGGCCCGCTCCATCACCTGCTGCTTCAGCGCGGGAAGGTCGACCTCGGCGGCCTCTTCGAAATGGTTGAGCTTGCCGACGATGTCGTCGCGGGTCGGCGCCGCGGTTTGCGCGCCTGCCGCGCCCGCGAGCAGTGCGAGGCCAAGACTGATACAGAGCGCGATGACGGGTCCGGCGGTGAACAGCCTGTTCGCTTGCATCACCGATACCCCGCGTCGTCGACGGCCTTCAGGCAGTTGTTGCTGATGCCCTTGGGGGTCGAGACCAGGCAGGGGATCGACTTGCTGGTCTCCTTGGTCGAACCGTTGCAGACCTTGACGATCTCGCGCTGGCAGGCGTTCGCGACCGTGACACGGGCGGCGACACGCTTCTGGATGGCGTCGAAGGCGCCGAGATAGTCGCTCTGGCATTGCTGGGACAGCACGTCGCGGTTGCGCGACAGGCACTCTTTCAGTCGGGTCGAGTCCGGATTGACGCCGCGGCAATTGGCGACGATCTCC harbors:
- a CDS encoding OmpA family protein; protein product: MQANRLFTAGPVIALCISLGLALLAGAAGAQTAAPTRDDIVGKLNHFEEAAEVDLPALKQQVMERAKARIKNDPGPVNRPLIAPDLAKLPTFNAAIQFDADTPIIQPASYQTVGRIADALVHSSLLPYTFLIVGHVESNAKTREANAILSQRRADAIRDVLVNTFKISTKRLHPIGLGEEQFLDRARPTSAVNSQLQIATYAKLPEETPAHPAAPAPAAKKPAKKR